One part of the Fusobacterium pseudoperiodonticum genome encodes these proteins:
- a CDS encoding Type 1 glutamine amidotransferase-like domain-containing protein, whose product MKNLFLCSYFTGVKDIFKDFMNNNTEGKKVLFIPTANIDEGTKFLVDEAKEVFKSLGMEVENLEISKLDEKTIKNKIEKTNYLYIGGGNTFYLLQELKRKNLIDFMKNRVNFGMTYIGESAGAIITSKDIEYNDLMDDKTIAKDLKEYSGLNLVDFYIVPHLNEFPFEESAKQTVEKYKDKLNIIAINNSQAIIVKDEKFEIR is encoded by the coding sequence ATGAAAAATCTATTTTTATGTTCATATTTTACAGGAGTAAAAGATATATTTAAAGATTTTATGAATAATAATACTGAAGGAAAGAAAGTTTTATTTATCCCCACTGCTAATATAGATGAGGGAACTAAATTTTTAGTTGATGAAGCAAAAGAAGTATTTAAAAGTCTAGGAATGGAAGTAGAAAATTTAGAAATTTCAAAATTAGATGAAAAAACTATTAAAAATAAGATAGAAAAAACTAATTATTTATATATTGGTGGAGGAAATACATTCTATTTACTACAAGAATTAAAAAGAAAAAATTTAATTGATTTTATGAAAAATAGAGTAAATTTTGGAATGACTTATATTGGAGAATCAGCAGGGGCAATAATTACCTCCAAAGATATAGAATATAATGATTTAATGGATGATAAAACTATTGCAAAAGATTTAAAAGAATATTCGGGATTAAATTTAGTTGATTTTTATATAGTTCCTCACTTAAATGAATTTCCTTTTGAAGAAAGTGCGAAGCAAACAGTTGAAAAATATAAGGATAAATTAAATATTATTGCAATAAATAATAGTCAAGCTATTATTGTAAAAGATGAAAAATTTGAAATAAGGTAA
- a CDS encoding DUF1007 family protein: protein MKRIFFILFFIFSFNVFSHPHVFFETALTLKTDNKKMEGVEIQLILDELNTKLNRKVLKPDKDMNVEKGNIVFLKHLYKHIKIKYNNKTYKENDIIFEQAKLEDDSLEIYFFVPIDEKIDKNSKLTIALYDTKYYYNYDYDLSSLRMDKSNKNDLKAKVKFFTNDKIKFYFNLVSPDEYEVTFE from the coding sequence ATGAAAAGAATTTTTTTTATTTTATTTTTTATTTTTAGTTTTAATGTTTTTTCACATCCACATGTTTTTTTTGAAACAGCTCTAACTCTTAAGACTGATAATAAGAAAATGGAAGGTGTGGAAATACAATTAATTTTAGATGAGCTGAATACAAAGCTCAATAGAAAAGTTTTAAAGCCTGATAAGGATATGAATGTAGAAAAAGGAAATATTGTTTTTCTAAAGCATTTATATAAACATATAAAGATTAAATATAATAATAAAACTTATAAGGAAAATGATATAATTTTTGAACAGGCAAAATTAGAAGATGATAGTTTAGAGATTTATTTTTTTGTTCCTATTGATGAAAAGATAGATAAGAATTCTAAATTAACTATAGCTTTATACGATACAAAATACTATTATAATTATGATTATGATCTATCTTCTTTGAGAATGGATAAGAGTAATAAGAATGATTTAAAGGCGAAAGTGAAATTTTTTACAAATGATAAGATTAAATTTTATTTTAATTTAGTAAGTCCAGATGAATATGAGGTGACATTTGAATGA
- a CDS encoding tyrosine-type recombinase/integrase — MKEANKTGSISKLKGNRRRPYVLYSPYFYDSISQKYKRSTLGYFSTLEEAKMYKIAYFSNNINLLKSNYNIDSLTFEEVYKLWLENKDVKKSTMKNYVTNFNRSSILHKMPIDTINGLFLQNMINKTDLTKGSLRNLKSFWANIWDFAMLNDLCSKKNYPKLLKLPNIERGNKTSLRERIISNKELEILWNNLYKDKRKIVDIVLILCYTGLRIGELLNIKVKDIDLKEKAIKIINSKTINGIRTIPIHDKLLPLITNRMYKGNEYLFTTSDNKHYKYDSFDNHFRILCKDLKLKYHTLHDTRHTFATLLVNAEVNKEVIIKMIGHKRYKTTLDIYVHKNYDDMKKAINQI, encoded by the coding sequence ATGAAAGAAGCTAATAAGACTGGCTCTATCAGTAAATTAAAGGGTAATAGAAGAAGACCTTATGTACTTTATAGTCCTTATTTTTATGATAGTATCAGCCAAAAATATAAAAGGTCTACATTAGGTTATTTTTCAACACTAGAAGAAGCTAAAATGTATAAAATTGCTTATTTCTCCAATAATATAAATCTTTTAAAAAGTAATTATAATATAGATTCATTGACATTTGAAGAAGTATATAAGTTATGGCTTGAAAATAAAGATGTTAAAAAATCAACTATGAAAAACTATGTAACTAATTTTAATAGAAGTTCTATCTTACATAAAATGCCAATAGATACTATTAATGGCTTATTTCTTCAAAATATGATAAATAAGACTGATTTAACAAAAGGAAGCTTAAGAAATTTAAAAAGTTTTTGGGCTAATATATGGGATTTCGCAATGTTAAATGATTTATGCAGTAAAAAGAATTATCCTAAGTTATTGAAGTTACCAAACATTGAAAGAGGTAACAAAACAAGTTTAAGAGAAAGAATTATTAGCAATAAAGAATTAGAAATCTTATGGAATAATTTATACAAAGATAAAAGAAAAATCGTTGATATAGTCCTTATACTGTGTTATACAGGGCTTAGAATAGGGGAGCTATTAAATATTAAAGTCAAGGATATAGACTTAAAAGAAAAGGCAATAAAGATTATAAATTCTAAGACTATAAATGGTATCAGAACTATACCAATACATGATAAATTACTTCCATTAATAACTAATAGAATGTATAAAGGCAATGAATATCTATTTACTACTTCTGATAATAAGCATTATAAGTATGATTCATTTGATAATCACTTTAGAATACTATGTAAAGACCTTAAATTGAAATATCATACATTACACGATACAAGGCATACATTTGCTACTTTATTGGTTAATGCTGAAGTAAATAAAGAGGTAATAATTAAGATGATAGGACATAAAAGATATAAAACAACCTTAGACATCTATGTTCATAAGAATTATGATGATATGAAAAAGGCAATTAATCAAATATAG
- the nikC gene encoding nickel transporter permease, producing MINKKFNYKFSIILTLAIIIIFITVFANYLAPFNPDYQNYEAISQAPNSTYLMGTDYVGRDIFSRILYGGRYSLLIALLVTLLVAFMGIVIGLISGYLGGIVDIFIMRIVDMIMAFPYIVFVIAVVTIFGGGLKNLILAMTLISWTNYARVTRAMVISLKNNDFINQAKLSGASNIRIMYKYLAPNVLPYLIVLTTQDIANNLLTLSSLSLLGIGVQPPTAEWGLMLSEGKKFIQTAPWILFFPGLAIFICVVVFNLLGDSLRDILDPKK from the coding sequence ATGATAAATAAAAAATTTAATTATAAGTTTTCTATAATTTTAACATTAGCTATCATTATAATTTTTATAACAGTTTTTGCAAACTATTTAGCTCCTTTTAATCCTGATTATCAAAATTATGAAGCTATATCTCAAGCACCTAACTCTACTTATCTTATGGGAACAGATTATGTTGGTAGAGATATTTTTTCAAGAATACTCTATGGTGGTAGATATTCTTTACTCATTGCTCTATTAGTAACTTTGCTTGTTGCTTTTATGGGAATTGTAATAGGATTAATATCTGGTTACTTAGGTGGAATAGTTGATATATTCATAATGAGAATAGTTGATATGATCATGGCTTTTCCGTATATAGTTTTTGTAATAGCAGTTGTAACTATCTTTGGTGGAGGCTTAAAGAATTTAATTTTAGCTATGACCTTAATTAGTTGGACTAACTATGCAAGAGTTACTCGTGCTATGGTGATATCTTTAAAAAATAATGATTTTATAAATCAAGCTAAATTGAGTGGTGCTAGTAACATTAGAATTATGTATAAGTATTTGGCACCCAATGTATTACCTTATTTAATTGTTTTGACAACACAAGATATTGCAAATAATCTTTTGACATTGTCAAGTCTATCTCTTTTAGGAATTGGAGTTCAACCTCCAACAGCAGAATGGGGACTTATGTTAAGTGAAGGTAAAAAATTTATTCAAACAGCACCCTGGATATTATTTTTTCCAGGTTTAGCTATATTTATTTGTGTAGTTGTTTTTAATTTACTTGGGGACAGTTTAAGAGATATACTTGATCCTAAAAAGTAA
- the nikB gene encoding nickel ABC transporter permease, whose translation MIKYIIKRILYLIPILFGVTFLTFLMLYLAPSDPISMKYSSMATVGDSKYIEEKKEEMGLNDSFIKQYVRWSKNVLSGDFGISTKYNVPVKDEIAKRLPKTLALTGTSILITIFLAFPLGIISAKYKNKWIDYIIRFFSFTGISIPSFWLGLMLMYIFSVKFKLLPIVGSKGIKSLILPSVTLSVWLVAVYIRRIRACILEEINKDYVVALESKGISSSKIMLFHILPNSLLTIITMFGMSIGSILGGTTIIETIFEYRGLGKMAADAITNRDYFLMQGYVIWTAIIYVVINLLVDILYKYLNPKIKIGDDSL comes from the coding sequence TTGATAAAATATATAATAAAAAGAATTTTGTATTTAATTCCTATATTATTTGGAGTAACTTTCCTAACTTTTTTAATGTTATATTTAGCTCCTTCTGATCCAATTTCAATGAAATACAGTTCAATGGCTACCGTTGGAGATTCAAAATACATAGAAGAAAAAAAAGAAGAAATGGGTTTAAATGACAGTTTTATAAAACAATATGTTAGATGGTCTAAAAATGTTTTATCTGGTGATTTTGGTATATCTACTAAATACAATGTACCTGTAAAAGATGAAATAGCAAAAAGACTTCCTAAGACATTAGCCTTGACAGGAACATCTATTCTTATAACTATTTTTTTAGCTTTTCCTTTGGGAATAATTTCAGCTAAATATAAAAATAAATGGATAGATTATATAATTAGATTTTTTTCATTCACTGGTATTTCCATTCCTAGTTTTTGGTTAGGTTTGATGTTGATGTATATTTTTTCAGTAAAATTTAAACTTTTACCTATAGTTGGAAGTAAGGGAATAAAGAGTCTTATTCTTCCATCAGTAACACTTTCTGTATGGCTGGTTGCTGTATATATAAGAAGAATAAGAGCTTGTATATTGGAAGAAATAAACAAAGATTATGTTGTTGCTTTAGAATCCAAAGGAATTTCATCTTCAAAAATAATGTTATTCCATATATTACCAAACTCTTTATTAACAATAATTACTATGTTTGGAATGTCTATTGGTTCTATATTAGGTGGAACAACAATTATTGAAACAATTTTTGAATATCGTGGACTTGGAAAAATGGCAGCAGATGCTATAACAAATAGAGATTATTTTTTAATGCAAGGTTATGTAATATGGACAGCTATAATTTATGTTGTTATAAATCTTCTTGTGGATATTCTTTATAAATATCTTAATCCTAAAATTAAAATAGGAGATGATAGTTTATGA
- a CDS encoding nickel/cobalt transporter: protein MKKIVKYLVGIIAIALVYLLISNFNLIMYKIAIYQQVIVEKISELTENGDNKVIYTILFFTFLYGIVHSLGPGHGKTLVLTYSVKEKLNFPKLLLVSALIAYLQGLSAYLLVKFIINLSDKASMLLFYDLDNRTRLIASILIILIGLYNIYSILRNKSCEHCHETKVKNILGFSIVLGLCPCPGVMTVLLFLESFGLSENLFLFTLSMSTGIFLVILFFGILANTFKKTLVEDENLRLHKILALVGAILMILFGIFQILILGE from the coding sequence ATGAAAAAGATTGTTAAATATTTAGTTGGAATAATTGCTATTGCTTTAGTTTATTTGTTGATTTCAAATTTTAATTTGATTATGTATAAAATAGCAATATATCAGCAAGTAATAGTTGAAAAAATAAGTGAATTAACAGAAAATGGAGATAATAAAGTTATATACACGATATTATTTTTTACTTTCTTGTATGGAATAGTGCATTCTTTAGGACCAGGTCATGGGAAAACTTTAGTTTTAACATATTCAGTAAAAGAAAAATTAAATTTTCCTAAATTACTTTTAGTATCAGCGTTGATAGCATATTTACAAGGTTTATCAGCTTATTTATTAGTAAAATTTATCATAAATTTATCTGATAAGGCTTCTATGTTACTATTCTATGATTTAGACAACAGAACAAGATTGATAGCATCAATTTTAATTATTTTAATAGGTTTATACAATATTTATTCTATTTTAAGAAATAAAAGTTGTGAACATTGCCATGAAACAAAAGTAAAAAATATTTTAGGTTTTTCAATTGTTTTAGGACTTTGCCCTTGCCCAGGTGTAATGACAGTACTTTTATTTCTAGAAAGTTTTGGACTTAGTGAAAATTTATTCTTATTTACTTTATCTATGTCAACAGGAATATTTTTAGTGATACTATTCTTTGGGATCTTAGCTAATACCTTTAAAAAGACTTTAGTTGAAGATGAAAATTTAAGATTACATAAAATTTTAGCTCTAGTTGGAGCTATTCTTATGATTCTATTTGGTATATTTCAAATATTAATTTTGGGGGAATAA
- a CDS encoding helix-turn-helix domain-containing protein, with the protein MEKDKTNKAINDYIKRYKEIIKEYRHKKKWTQKELAEKLNVALPTIKRYEGGSLAVPKNKIVKLFEILDMQLDDLRDIFPNEKDLINELKEIEKNRDAKDKIEALRGFLKCLGYEIGNLGSLIPNKPLIRYFRDSNKNTDKLYFLSDDNIKNLMENLKIEVDKLIEKNSSGGVTEAELNYIKEQLKIK; encoded by the coding sequence ATGGAGAAAGATAAGACCAATAAAGCAATAAATGATTATATAAAGAGATACAAAGAGATTATAAAAGAATATAGACATAAAAAGAAATGGACACAAAAAGAACTAGCTGAAAAATTGAATGTAGCATTACCAACTATTAAAAGGTATGAGGGGGGTTCTCTTGCTGTACCCAAAAATAAAATAGTAAAGCTATTTGAAATTTTGGATATGCAACTTGATGATTTAAGGGATATATTTCCTAATGAAAAAGATTTAATTAATGAATTAAAAGAAATTGAAAAAAATAGAGATGCCAAAGATAAAATTGAGGCTCTGAGAGGCTTTTTAAAGTGCTTAGGATATGAAATAGGTAATCTAGGTAGTCTGATACCAAACAAACCCCTTATACGCTATTTTAGAGATTCAAACAAAAATACAGATAAATTGTACTTTTTAAGTGATGATAACATTAAAAATCTTATGGAAAACCTTAAAATTGAAGTTGATAAGCTGATTGAAAAAAATTCAAGTGGAGGTGTAACAGAAGCAGAATTAAATTACATCAAGGAACAATTAAAAATAAAATAG